A single Brucella intermedia LMG 3301 DNA region contains:
- a CDS encoding NADH-quinone oxidoreductase subunit A has product MNELLSSYLPIVIFLGIAMVIGVALLVAPFLVAYRQPDPEKLSAYECGFNAFDDARMKFDIRFYLVSILFIIFDLEVAFLFPWAVSFGEIGWFGFASMMVFLGVLTIGFIYEWKKGALEWD; this is encoded by the coding sequence ATGAACGAGCTTTTAAGTTCCTACCTGCCGATCGTCATCTTCCTCGGCATCGCGATGGTAATTGGCGTAGCCCTTCTGGTTGCGCCGTTTCTTGTCGCTTACAGACAGCCCGACCCCGAAAAGCTTTCTGCTTACGAGTGCGGCTTCAATGCCTTCGATGACGCCCGTATGAAGTTCGACATCCGTTTCTATCTGGTGTCGATTCTCTTCATTATCTTCGATCTGGAAGTCGCCTTCCTTTTCCCGTGGGCCGTGTCCTTCGGTGAAATCGGCTGGTTCGGCTTCGCGTCGATGATGGTGTTCCTTGGCGTTCTGACCATCGGCTTCATTTATGAATGGAAGAAGGGAGCGCTGGAATGGGATTGA
- a CDS encoding NuoB/complex I 20 kDa subunit family protein, with product MGLTSANTTLVAPQPKGILDPRTGKPVGSDDAFFNDLNSELSDKGFIVTSADALITWARTGSLMWMTFGLACCAVEMMHISMPRYDAERFGIAPRASPRQSDVMIVAGTLTNKMAPALRKVYDQMPEPRYVISMGSCANGGGYYHYSYSVVRGCDRVVPVDIYVPGCPPTAEALLYGILMLQKKIRRTGTIER from the coding sequence ATGGGATTGACCTCAGCCAACACAACGCTCGTGGCTCCGCAGCCGAAGGGCATTCTTGACCCGCGCACGGGCAAGCCTGTCGGTTCCGACGATGCATTCTTCAACGATCTGAACAGCGAGCTTTCCGACAAGGGATTCATCGTCACCTCCGCTGACGCTCTGATTACCTGGGCGCGTACCGGCTCGCTGATGTGGATGACCTTCGGTCTGGCATGCTGCGCCGTGGAAATGATGCACATTTCCATGCCGCGCTACGACGCCGAACGCTTCGGTATCGCTCCGCGCGCTTCACCGCGTCAGTCCGACGTGATGATCGTCGCCGGCACGCTGACCAACAAGATGGCGCCCGCCCTGCGCAAGGTCTACGACCAGATGCCGGAGCCGCGTTACGTTATCTCGATGGGTTCCTGCGCCAATGGCGGCGGCTACTACCACTATTCCTATTCGGTGGTGCGTGGCTGCGATCGCGTGGTTCCGGTCGATATCTACGTTCCGGGCTGCCCTCCGACCGCTGAGGCTCTGCTCTACGGCATTCTTATGCTGCAGAAGAAGATCCGCCGCACCGGCACCATTGAACGCTAA
- a CDS encoding NADH-quinone oxidoreductase subunit C produces the protein MSEEALGELSGYIKERLGDAIEEAKLAYGELTLSVPVASIISVLTFLRDDVQCQFVNLTDISGVDYPQRAKRFDVVYQLMSPRQNQRIRVKVQADEDTLVPSAVPVFVGAEWFERETYDMYGVLFSGHPDLRRILTDYGFEGHPLRKDFPLTGFVEVRYNNELKRVAYEPVQLRQEFRNFDFLSPWEGTDYVLPGDEKAKAN, from the coding sequence ATGAGCGAAGAAGCTCTCGGTGAACTTTCCGGCTACATCAAGGAACGTCTCGGCGATGCGATCGAAGAGGCGAAGCTTGCCTATGGCGAGCTGACCCTGTCGGTTCCGGTTGCCAGCATCATCAGCGTTCTGACCTTCCTGCGCGACGATGTGCAGTGCCAGTTCGTCAACCTGACGGATATTTCGGGCGTCGACTATCCGCAGCGCGCCAAGCGCTTCGATGTCGTCTACCAGCTCATGTCTCCGCGCCAGAACCAGCGCATCCGTGTCAAGGTTCAGGCTGATGAGGACACGCTGGTGCCGTCCGCGGTTCCGGTCTTCGTCGGCGCCGAATGGTTCGAGCGCGAAACCTACGACATGTACGGCGTCCTGTTCTCCGGCCATCCGGACCTGCGCCGCATCCTGACCGACTACGGTTTCGAAGGCCATCCGCTGCGCAAGGACTTCCCGCTCACCGGTTTCGTTGAAGTTCGTTACAACAACGAGCTGAAGCGCGTCGCCTACGAGCCTGTGCAGCTGCGTCAGGAGTTCCGCAACTTCGACTTCCTCTCGCCATGGGAAGGAACGGACTACGTTCTGCCGGGCGACGAGAAAGCCAAGGCGAACTGA
- a CDS encoding GFA family protein, whose amino-acid sequence MGAGERLNGQCLCGAVKFTAVPAKMEMDVCHCSMCRRWSGGAFMAVNCGTSVEIEDEAALSTYSSSEWGERRFCSKCGSSLFWRGVHDGMMVVSMQAFAEPERFHFAEEIFIDNKPANYDFANDTHRMTGEEFLAALAAKQEAEHG is encoded by the coding sequence ATGGGCGCAGGCGAGAGATTGAACGGTCAATGTCTTTGCGGAGCGGTGAAGTTCACCGCTGTTCCGGCAAAGATGGAAATGGATGTCTGCCATTGCAGCATGTGCCGGCGTTGGTCGGGCGGTGCTTTCATGGCCGTCAACTGCGGCACTTCGGTCGAAATCGAAGACGAAGCTGCCCTCTCGACCTATTCGTCTTCGGAATGGGGCGAACGCCGCTTCTGCTCGAAGTGCGGTTCGTCGCTGTTCTGGCGCGGTGTCCATGATGGAATGATGGTCGTTTCGATGCAGGCTTTTGCCGAACCGGAACGTTTTCATTTCGCCGAAGAAATCTTCATCGATAACAAGCCTGCGAATTACGATTTTGCCAACGACACCCACCGGATGACCGGCGAGGAGTTCTTGGCGGCTCTTGCAGCCAAACAGGAAGCTGAACATGGCTGA
- a CDS encoding NADH-quinone oxidoreductase subunit D, with protein MAETQVRNFNINFGPQHPAAHGVLRLVLELDGEVVERVDPHIGLLHRGTEKLMEAKTYLQALPYLDRLDYVAPMNQEHAYALAVERLLGIDVPKRGQLIRVLYSEIGRILNHLLNVTTQAMDVGALTPPLWGFEEREKLMVFYERACGARMHAAYFRPGGVHQDLPDQLVEDIGKWIDPFFKTLNNLDDLITPNRIFKQRNVDIGVVKLEDAWAWGFSGVMVRGSGAAWDLRKSQPYECYNEMEFDIPVGKNGDCYDRYLIRMEEMRQSAKIMRQCVDLLLGKERVGPVSNADNKIVPPKRGEMKRSMEALIHHFKLYTEGYHVPAGEVYAAVEAPKGEFGVFLVSDGSNKPYRCKLRAPGFAHLQAMDFLCRGHMLADVSAILGSLDIVFGEVDR; from the coding sequence ATGGCTGAGACTCAGGTCCGCAATTTCAATATCAACTTCGGTCCGCAGCACCCTGCCGCGCACGGCGTGCTGCGTCTGGTGCTTGAGCTCGACGGCGAAGTGGTCGAGCGCGTCGATCCGCATATCGGTCTGCTGCATCGCGGCACCGAAAAGCTGATGGAAGCCAAGACCTATCTTCAGGCCCTGCCTTATCTCGACCGCCTCGACTACGTGGCGCCGATGAACCAGGAACACGCCTATGCGCTCGCCGTCGAACGCCTGCTGGGCATCGACGTGCCGAAGCGCGGCCAGCTCATCCGCGTTCTCTATTCGGAAATCGGCCGTATCCTGAACCACCTTCTCAACGTCACCACGCAGGCCATGGACGTTGGCGCGCTGACGCCGCCGCTCTGGGGCTTCGAGGAACGCGAAAAGCTGATGGTGTTCTACGAACGCGCCTGCGGCGCGCGCATGCACGCAGCCTATTTCCGTCCGGGCGGCGTCCATCAGGACCTGCCGGACCAGCTCGTCGAAGACATCGGCAAATGGATCGATCCATTCTTCAAGACGCTCAACAATCTCGACGACCTCATCACGCCGAACCGTATTTTCAAGCAGCGTAACGTCGATATCGGCGTCGTGAAGCTGGAAGACGCTTGGGCATGGGGCTTCTCGGGCGTCATGGTTCGCGGTTCGGGTGCAGCATGGGATCTGCGCAAGTCGCAGCCATATGAGTGCTACAACGAGATGGAATTCGACATTCCGGTCGGCAAGAACGGCGACTGCTATGACCGCTACCTGATCCGCATGGAAGAAATGCGCCAGTCGGCGAAGATCATGCGCCAGTGCGTTGACCTGCTCCTCGGCAAGGAACGCGTCGGTCCGGTTTCCAACGCCGACAACAAGATCGTGCCGCCGAAGCGCGGCGAGATGAAGCGCTCGATGGAAGCGCTCATCCATCACTTCAAGCTTTACACGGAAGGCTACCACGTGCCTGCCGGTGAAGTTTACGCAGCAGTTGAAGCGCCGAAGGGTGAATTTGGCGTCTTCCTCGTATCGGACGGCTCCAACAAGCCTTATCGCTGCAAGCTGCGCGCTCCGGGCTTTGCCCATCTTCAAGCCATGGATTTCCTGTGCCGCGGCCATATGCTGGCTGACGTGTCGGCAATTCTTGGCTCGCTCGATATCGTGTTTGGTGAGGTTGACCGCTGA